The Helianthus annuus cultivar XRQ/B chromosome 16, HanXRQr2.0-SUNRISE, whole genome shotgun sequence genome includes a window with the following:
- the LOC110867496 gene encoding molybdopterin biosynthesis protein CNX1 isoform X2 codes for MMIPVEEALTTVLDVSRRLSPVTVAVQDALGKVLAEDIRPPDPLPPYPASIKDGYAVIAADGPGEYPVITESRAGNDGLGVTVTPGTVAYVTTGGMQKLDLDRGLVRFLYLLFGSTFDINFAQEPHIYDSS; via the exons ATG ATGATTCCAGTAGAAGAAGCTTTGACAACTGTGTTGGACGTATCCAGGCGGTTGTCTCCGGTGACGGTGGCTGTTCAGGATGCTCTCGGCAAGGTTTTGGCTGAGGACATTCGACCTCCCGATCCTCTCCCTCCATATCCTGCTTCCATCAAG GATGGATATGCTGTAATTGCTGCAGATGGTCCTGGTGAGTATCCTGTTATTACTGAATCAAGAGCAGGAAATGATGGTCTTGGTGTCACAGTGACTCCTGGAACTGTTGCATACGTTACCACTGGAG GCATGCAGAAGCTGGACCTGGATAGGGGACTGGTACGTTTTCTTTATCTTTTATTTGGTTCAACTTTCGATATAAATTTTGCTCAAGAACCACATATCTATGATTCGAGTTAG
- the LOC110867496 gene encoding molybdopterin biosynthesis protein CNX1 isoform X1, which produces MEMIPVEEALTTVLDVSRRLSPVTVAVQDALGKVLAEDIRPPDPLPPYPASIKDGYAVIAADGPGEYPVITESRAGNDGLGVTVTPGTVAYVTTGGMQKLDLDRGLVRFLYLLFGSTFDINFAQEPHIYDSS; this is translated from the exons ATGGAGATGATTCCAGTAGAAGAAGCTTTGACAACTGTGTTGGACGTATCCAGGCGGTTGTCTCCGGTGACGGTGGCTGTTCAGGATGCTCTCGGCAAGGTTTTGGCTGAGGACATTCGACCTCCCGATCCTCTCCCTCCATATCCTGCTTCCATCAAG GATGGATATGCTGTAATTGCTGCAGATGGTCCTGGTGAGTATCCTGTTATTACTGAATCAAGAGCAGGAAATGATGGTCTTGGTGTCACAGTGACTCCTGGAACTGTTGCATACGTTACCACTGGAG GCATGCAGAAGCTGGACCTGGATAGGGGACTGGTACGTTTTCTTTATCTTTTATTTGGTTCAACTTTCGATATAAATTTTGCTCAAGAACCACATATCTATGATTCGAGTTAG
- the LOC110867496 gene encoding molybdopterin biosynthesis protein CNX1 isoform X4, translated as MEMIPVEEALTTVLDVSRRLSPVTVAVQDALGKVLAEDIRPPDPLPPYPASIKDGYAVIAADGPGEYPVITESRAGNDGLGVTVTPGTVAYVTTGGEYLNLL; from the exons ATGGAGATGATTCCAGTAGAAGAAGCTTTGACAACTGTGTTGGACGTATCCAGGCGGTTGTCTCCGGTGACGGTGGCTGTTCAGGATGCTCTCGGCAAGGTTTTGGCTGAGGACATTCGACCTCCCGATCCTCTCCCTCCATATCCTGCTTCCATCAAG GATGGATATGCTGTAATTGCTGCAGATGGTCCTGGTGAGTATCCTGTTATTACTGAATCAAGAGCAGGAAATGATGGTCTTGGTGTCACAGTGACTCCTGGAACTGTTGCATACGTTACCACTGGAG GGGAATATCTGAATCTGTTGTGA
- the LOC110867496 gene encoding molybdopterin biosynthesis protein CNX1 isoform X3, whose product MEMIPVEEALTTVLDVSRRLSPVTVAVQDALGKVLAEDIRPPDPLPPYPASIKDGYAVIAADGPGEYPVITESRAGNDGLGVTVTPGTVAYVTTGGPIPDAVIIHFIFF is encoded by the exons ATGGAGATGATTCCAGTAGAAGAAGCTTTGACAACTGTGTTGGACGTATCCAGGCGGTTGTCTCCGGTGACGGTGGCTGTTCAGGATGCTCTCGGCAAGGTTTTGGCTGAGGACATTCGACCTCCCGATCCTCTCCCTCCATATCCTGCTTCCATCAAG GATGGATATGCTGTAATTGCTGCAGATGGTCCTGGTGAGTATCCTGTTATTACTGAATCAAGAGCAGGAAATGATGGTCTTGGTGTCACAGTGACTCCTGGAACTGTTGCATACGTTACCACTGGAG GACCAATACCCGATGCAGTAATTAttcattttattttcttttaa